One window of Desulfovibrio subterraneus genomic DNA carries:
- a CDS encoding heavy metal translocating P-type ATPase — protein MPVRGMTCAVCAGRIEKVVGKMEGVSTASVNLASELLDVHYDPAVLTPETIAERVKSIGFEALPPAPAVASDVLRFGIRGMHCAACSGRIEKVVGNMEGVDTAEVSLATDSATIHLQSGVSHREMIDAIVQRVSALGFEAEYVAEGQDDAGGLWQIQQEETKKRLALMRGRLIPAFLFALPLLVLTMGEMLGMPLPQSISPHHAPLNFALIQLALVLPVMWSGRDFYRIGFRNLAQLAPNMDSLIAVGTGAAFVYSLWNTVEIGWFGPHSERSMQLVMDLYYESAAVLIALVSLGKYFETRSRAHTSDAIRGLMELTPDTATLLKDGEQKVIPVEQVHKGDLLLVRPGERIPLDGTVTEGRSSVDESMLTGESMPVSKDTGDTVAGGTMNRNGALTMRVDRTGGDTVLARIIRLVQDAQGSKAPIANLADRVSLYFVPVVMALALVSGVVWYLSGADFTFALRIFISVMVIACPCAMGLATPTSIMVGTGRGAQFGVLIKNGAALEAAGSVNTLVFDKTGTLTVGKPELVDVVMLADMQEAQVLRLAASLEAVSEHPLAEAVVHGAVARGASSVSVQDFQSVTGKGVQGVVDSLLVRIGNAGFVLGDIAPGADSPKAGKVEELMTAQAEQGRTPLLVSVRDANAEAGAAEIVAILAIADRLKDEAPEMVRRLGDMGISVVMLTGDNMRTAKAVAAQAGIEKVIAEVMPDQKDGTVASLQEEGRIVGMVGDGINDAPALARADVGIAMGTGIDVAVEAGDIVLMKGSLDGVLTAIALSRATVSNIKQNLFWAFGYNVLGIPVAMGLVYALFDGPTLSPMIAGGAMALSSVSVVSNALRLRFFKP, from the coding sequence ATGCCCGTGCGCGGCATGACCTGTGCGGTATGCGCAGGACGCATTGAAAAGGTCGTGGGCAAGATGGAGGGGGTTTCCACTGCCAGCGTCAATCTGGCTTCCGAACTGCTCGACGTGCACTACGACCCCGCTGTGCTCACGCCGGAAACCATTGCGGAACGGGTCAAATCCATCGGTTTTGAGGCCTTGCCGCCCGCACCGGCAGTGGCGTCTGATGTTCTGCGTTTCGGCATACGCGGCATGCACTGCGCCGCCTGCTCCGGCCGCATTGAAAAGGTCGTGGGCAATATGGAAGGCGTGGATACTGCCGAAGTCAGCCTTGCCACGGATTCCGCCACCATTCATCTGCAGTCGGGCGTGTCGCACCGAGAGATGATAGACGCCATTGTGCAGCGTGTTTCCGCACTGGGGTTTGAGGCCGAATATGTGGCCGAAGGGCAGGATGACGCGGGCGGACTGTGGCAAATTCAGCAGGAAGAAACGAAAAAGCGCCTTGCCCTTATGCGCGGGCGTCTCATTCCGGCTTTCCTGTTCGCGCTGCCACTGCTTGTTCTCACCATGGGTGAAATGCTCGGTATGCCTCTGCCTCAGTCCATTTCTCCTCATCATGCCCCGCTGAATTTTGCCCTTATCCAGCTGGCGCTGGTGCTGCCTGTCATGTGGTCCGGCAGAGATTTTTACCGCATCGGTTTCCGCAATCTCGCGCAGCTTGCGCCGAACATGGATTCGCTCATAGCGGTGGGTACGGGTGCCGCCTTTGTCTACAGCCTGTGGAATACGGTGGAGATCGGCTGGTTCGGGCCGCATTCCGAGCGCAGCATGCAGCTGGTTATGGACCTGTACTATGAGTCCGCGGCCGTGCTTATCGCCCTTGTTTCGCTGGGTAAATATTTCGAGACCCGTTCACGTGCGCACACCTCGGACGCCATACGCGGTCTTATGGAGCTCACGCCGGACACGGCAACACTGCTCAAGGACGGGGAGCAGAAGGTCATACCCGTGGAGCAGGTGCACAAGGGTGATCTGCTGCTTGTAAGGCCGGGTGAACGCATTCCCCTGGACGGCACGGTGACGGAGGGGCGCTCCAGCGTTGACGAATCCATGCTGACCGGTGAATCCATGCCTGTTTCCAAGGACACGGGAGATACCGTTGCCGGCGGCACCATGAACCGTAACGGGGCGCTGACCATGCGCGTGGACCGCACAGGCGGCGACACTGTTCTGGCCCGCATTATCCGGCTGGTGCAGGATGCACAGGGTTCCAAAGCCCCCATCGCCAACCTTGCGGACAGGGTGAGCCTGTATTTTGTGCCGGTGGTCATGGCGCTGGCACTGGTTTCCGGTGTGGTGTGGTATCTGAGCGGTGCTGACTTCACCTTTGCGCTGCGCATATTCATTTCCGTCATGGTCATTGCCTGCCCCTGCGCCATGGGGCTTGCCACGCCCACATCCATCATGGTGGGTACAGGGCGCGGTGCACAGTTCGGCGTGCTCATAAAGAACGGGGCAGCACTGGAGGCAGCCGGTTCCGTGAACACGCTGGTGTTTGACAAGACGGGAACGCTCACCGTTGGCAAGCCTGAACTGGTGGATGTGGTGATGCTGGCGGATATGCAGGAAGCGCAGGTGCTGCGCCTTGCCGCATCGCTTGAGGCGGTATCGGAACATCCGCTTGCCGAGGCTGTAGTGCATGGTGCTGTTGCGCGCGGTGCATCATCTGTTTCCGTGCAGGATTTCCAGTCCGTGACCGGCAAGGGCGTGCAGGGTGTTGTGGATAGCCTGCTGGTGCGCATCGGCAATGCTGGCTTCGTGCTGGGGGATATTGCCCCCGGTGCTGATAGTCCGAAAGCCGGGAAGGTTGAGGAGCTCATGACCGCGCAGGCGGAACAGGGGCGTACTCCGCTGCTTGTTTCAGTACGTGACGCCAATGCGGAAGCCGGAGCGGCCGAGATTGTGGCCATACTCGCCATTGCCGACAGGCTCAAGGACGAAGCGCCCGAAATGGTGCGCAGGCTGGGCGACATGGGCATTTCCGTTGTCATGCTTACCGGCGACAACATGCGCACGGCCAAAGCCGTTGCTGCACAGGCCGGAATTGAAAAGGTGATCGCTGAAGTCATGCCCGATCAGAAGGATGGCACTGTGGCATCCTTGCAGGAAGAGGGCCGGATTGTCGGCATGGTGGGTGACGGTATCAATGATGCTCCCGCACTGGCCCGCGCGGATGTGGGCATTGCCATGGGTACGGGCATAGACGTTGCCGTGGAAGCGGGAGATATTGTGCTGATGAAGGGTAGCCTTGACGGTGTGCTTACAGCCATTGCCCTGAGTCGTGCAACCGTGTCCAACATAAAGCAGAACCTGTTCTGGGCGTTCGGCTACAACGTGCTGGGCATTCCCGTGGCCATGGGACTGGTATATGCCTTGTTTGACGGGCCTACGCTTTCTCCCATGATAGCTGGTGGTGCCATGGCGCTGAGTTCTGTTTCCGTGGTATCCAACGCTCTGCGTCTGCGCTTTTTCAAGCCCTGA
- a CDS encoding UTP--glucose-1-phosphate uridylyltransferase, giving the protein MRSDTLPRTSYHSAGSGTVQPTDENPFALFARKMAEQGLPRQLIILFGAYYDEIVHKHTGLIPDETIRPVGSEDLPCISSLERYTERGMQETEHAVVIKLNGGLGTSMGMTYAKSLITVRDGQSFLEIIVRQTRALTQQCGKDVPLALMNSFNTETDTADALSRLDAEDMISNCFMQHKFPKVDRTTLQPAEYPENPDHEWNPPGHGDLYSALALSGLLDRLLKAGKRYAFISNSDNLGATLDMRILGYIAEKGIPFLMEAAPRTVSDRKGGHLARTREGGLILRELAQCPSDDLDKFQDIERYGLFNTNNIWIDLHALREHIRRHGLLKLPIILNPKTVNPRDQHSAKVYQVESAMGAAISCFPGAQAIVTSRDRFLPVKMCSDLLAVMSDCFVMRKDATLIPNPARLLPPIVIDLDKAYYGSIDKLEERFPHGAPKLAACRSLTVQGDVVFGKDIVITGDVVIRNFSALPVRLPSGMHIDHDITIE; this is encoded by the coding sequence ATGAGATCCGATACTCTGCCGCGCACAAGCTATCATTCTGCGGGCAGTGGCACGGTGCAGCCAACAGACGAAAACCCCTTCGCCCTGTTTGCGCGCAAGATGGCCGAGCAAGGACTGCCGCGCCAGCTCATCATTCTTTTCGGAGCGTATTACGACGAGATCGTACACAAGCACACCGGCCTTATTCCCGACGAGACCATCCGCCCTGTAGGATCTGAAGACCTGCCCTGCATATCGTCGCTGGAACGCTATACCGAACGGGGCATGCAGGAAACGGAACATGCGGTGGTCATCAAGCTCAACGGCGGGCTTGGCACCAGCATGGGCATGACCTATGCCAAATCGCTCATCACCGTCCGCGACGGACAGTCCTTTCTGGAAATCATTGTCCGTCAGACCCGCGCCCTGACGCAACAGTGCGGGAAGGATGTTCCGCTGGCCCTCATGAACAGCTTCAACACCGAAACCGATACGGCGGATGCACTTAGCAGGCTCGATGCGGAAGATATGATCTCCAACTGCTTCATGCAGCACAAGTTTCCCAAGGTTGACCGCACCACGCTGCAACCGGCCGAGTATCCGGAAAACCCAGACCATGAATGGAACCCGCCCGGCCACGGCGACCTGTATTCCGCCCTTGCCCTTTCCGGCCTGCTCGACAGGCTGCTGAAAGCAGGCAAACGCTACGCATTCATCTCGAATTCCGACAACCTCGGCGCCACGCTGGACATGCGTATCCTCGGCTATATTGCTGAAAAAGGAATCCCCTTCCTCATGGAAGCTGCACCGCGCACGGTTTCCGACCGCAAAGGCGGACACCTTGCCCGCACCCGCGAAGGCGGACTCATCCTGCGCGAACTGGCGCAATGCCCTTCTGACGATCTGGACAAATTTCAGGACATAGAGCGCTACGGCCTGTTCAATACCAACAACATATGGATAGACCTGCACGCACTGCGCGAGCACATTCGCCGCCATGGACTGCTCAAGCTGCCGATTATCCTGAACCCCAAGACCGTCAACCCGCGCGACCAGCACTCTGCCAAGGTCTATCAGGTGGAAAGCGCCATGGGGGCAGCCATATCGTGCTTCCCCGGAGCACAGGCCATTGTCACCTCACGTGACCGGTTCCTGCCAGTGAAGATGTGCTCAGACCTGCTTGCCGTCATGTCCGACTGCTTTGTCATGCGCAAGGACGCCACGCTCATTCCAAATCCGGCACGCCTGCTCCCGCCTATCGTCATTGATCTGGACAAAGCCTATTACGGCAGCATCGACAAGCTGGAAGAACGCTTCCCGCACGGTGCCCCCAAACTTGCCGCATGCCGGTCGCTCACGGTGCAGGGCGACGTGGTCTTCGGCAAAGATATTGTCATCACCGGCGATGTGGTCATACGCAACTTCTCAGCCCTGCCGGTTCGGCTTCCTTCAGGCATGCACATAGACCACGACATCACCATAGAATAA
- a CDS encoding UbiD family decarboxylase produces the protein MNTTRNKDSIVRYQNMQQLLEDLEKTGQLVKVTEEVDPYLEIAEIQRRAYRAQAPAILFTRVKGTPFPMVCNVFGTLERTRWIFRDSLRALEGVFKLKIDPFDFFKQPWRYAGAPRALWSTLPRKVKTGPVMANTTTVTKLPQLHSWPMDGGGYVTLPQVYTESPDNPGFMKSNIGMYRVQLTGPSFVPDKEVGLHYQIHRGIGYHHAEALRRGEPLKVNVFVGGPPAMTMAAIMPLPEGIAEILFGGALAGFRIPMVTRKGELPILAEADFCICGTVHPGEQKPEGPFGDHLGYYSLAHDFPLMRVDTVYHRDGAVWPFTTVGRPPQEDTVFGTFIHELTAELVPTVFNGVREVHAVDQAGVHPLLLAIGSERYVPYAQERQPQELITCGLSLLGNTQTSLSKYVIIAAHEDNPMLHTHNFREFLTHMLERTDFERDLHFVTRTTIDTLDYTGISLNQGSKLIWAACGPKKRSLQDTLPSGLTLPDGYSAPRIFAPGVVVLQGPKHTAARDEHDTAMFTLAEHLQNQSADLSSLPLFVVADDADFTAADWDNFLWVTFTRSDPATDMYGAGAFTHCKHWGCKGPVIIDARLKSFHAPALEEDPAITAKVDKLAAKGGCLHGIL, from the coding sequence ATGAACACGACAAGAAACAAGGATTCCATCGTGCGTTATCAGAATATGCAGCAGTTGCTGGAAGATCTGGAAAAGACCGGCCAGCTCGTCAAGGTGACGGAAGAGGTTGACCCCTATCTCGAGATTGCGGAGATACAGCGCCGGGCCTACCGTGCGCAGGCTCCCGCCATACTCTTCACCCGCGTCAAGGGCACACCCTTCCCCATGGTGTGCAACGTGTTCGGCACGCTTGAGCGCACCCGCTGGATATTCCGCGATTCGCTCCGCGCGCTGGAAGGCGTGTTCAAACTCAAGATTGATCCGTTCGACTTTTTCAAGCAGCCGTGGCGATACGCCGGTGCTCCGCGTGCGCTCTGGTCCACCCTGCCCAGGAAGGTGAAAACCGGCCCTGTCATGGCCAACACCACCACGGTGACCAAGCTGCCCCAGCTGCATTCGTGGCCCATGGACGGCGGCGGCTATGTGACCCTGCCGCAGGTCTATACGGAAAGCCCCGATAATCCGGGCTTCATGAAGTCCAACATCGGCATGTATCGCGTGCAGCTGACCGGCCCGAGCTTTGTTCCCGACAAAGAAGTGGGCCTGCACTACCAGATTCACCGCGGCATCGGCTACCACCATGCGGAAGCCCTGCGACGCGGTGAGCCACTCAAGGTGAACGTGTTTGTTGGCGGTCCGCCCGCCATGACCATGGCCGCCATCATGCCCCTGCCGGAAGGCATTGCCGAAATCCTGTTCGGGGGCGCACTTGCAGGTTTCCGCATTCCCATGGTCACCCGCAAAGGCGAGCTGCCCATTCTTGCAGAAGCGGACTTCTGCATCTGCGGCACGGTCCATCCCGGCGAGCAGAAGCCGGAGGGCCCCTTTGGCGACCACCTCGGCTACTACAGCCTTGCCCACGATTTCCCGCTCATGCGGGTTGATACGGTATACCACCGCGACGGCGCCGTATGGCCCTTCACCACCGTGGGCCGCCCCCCGCAGGAAGACACTGTGTTCGGCACCTTCATCCACGAACTGACCGCAGAACTTGTCCCCACCGTGTTCAACGGCGTGCGTGAAGTGCATGCCGTGGATCAGGCAGGGGTACACCCGCTGCTGCTCGCCATAGGCAGTGAACGTTACGTGCCTTACGCGCAGGAACGCCAGCCGCAGGAACTGATAACCTGCGGGCTTTCGCTGCTCGGCAACACGCAGACCTCTCTTTCAAAATACGTGATCATTGCGGCGCATGAAGATAATCCCATGCTGCACACCCACAACTTCCGCGAATTCCTCACCCACATGCTGGAACGCACGGATTTTGAACGCGACCTGCACTTCGTCACCCGCACAACCATTGATACCCTTGATTATACAGGCATAAGTCTGAATCAGGGCTCCAAGCTGATCTGGGCCGCCTGCGGTCCTAAAAAACGTTCCCTGCAGGATACCCTGCCCTCCGGCCTTACCCTGCCGGATGGTTATTCAGCTCCCCGCATTTTCGCACCGGGTGTTGTGGTGCTGCAGGGTCCCAAGCACACTGCAGCGCGGGACGAGCACGATACCGCCATGTTCACCCTTGCCGAGCACCTGCAGAACCAGTCTGCGGACCTCTCTTCGCTGCCGCTCTTCGTGGTGGCGGACGATGCCGACTTCACCGCGGCCGACTGGGATAATTTCCTGTGGGTCACCTTCACCCGTTCCGACCCCGCCACCGACATGTACGGGGCCGGTGCCTTTACCCACTGCAAGCACTGGGGCTGCAAAGGCCCTGTCATCATCGATGCACGGCTCAAGTCCTTCCATGCCCCTGCGCTGGAAGAAGATCCTGCAATCACTGCCAAAGTGGACAAACTTGCCGCAAAGGGCGGATGCCTGCACGGCATTCTGTAA
- a CDS encoding winged helix-turn-helix transcriptional regulator, translating into MHIHLACSSDDIVSFVSHRLSKAGELITAIHQPEALTELEQQSGDHHPVLVLDLDFAHAPVILDMLRQSASLSRIPLVVLVNSKHVEAHEPATPPHAVRVRKPFCINAVYQAIRRSERALQGLPNEVLQAGDIQLATSSGAAFKAGRSLRTHPRETLLLESFMRAPGEVLSREYILDNFFDYTAHPRPNLVDVLACRLRNRLHSGTDKTILHTVRGQGYMFKP; encoded by the coding sequence ATGCATATCCATCTTGCGTGTTCATCTGACGATATCGTCTCCTTTGTCTCTCACAGGCTATCCAAAGCTGGTGAGCTTATTACCGCTATCCATCAACCCGAAGCACTGACGGAACTTGAGCAGCAGAGCGGTGACCATCATCCCGTTCTGGTTCTGGACCTCGATTTCGCTCATGCCCCCGTCATACTGGATATGCTGCGACAATCGGCTTCCCTGAGCCGCATCCCCCTTGTCGTGCTGGTCAACAGCAAGCATGTGGAGGCACATGAGCCCGCCACTCCGCCCCATGCGGTGCGGGTGCGCAAGCCTTTCTGCATCAATGCCGTGTATCAGGCCATCCGCCGCTCCGAACGGGCTCTTCAGGGATTGCCCAACGAAGTGCTGCAGGCAGGCGACATCCAGCTCGCCACCTCAAGCGGAGCCGCCTTCAAGGCCGGACGTTCGCTGCGCACCCACCCCAGAGAAACCCTTCTGCTTGAAAGCTTCATGCGCGCACCGGGCGAAGTACTCTCCCGTGAGTATATTCTGGACAACTTCTTCGACTACACAGCCCATCCGCGTCCGAACCTCGTGGACGTTCTGGCCTGCAGACTGCGTAACCGGCTGCACAGCGGAACGGACAAAACCATTTTGCACACGGTTCGCGGGCAGGGGTACATGTTCAAGCCCTAA
- a CDS encoding YeiH family protein, with the protein MSQDSNVVVDKGKSSFSDLWTKEDYWAIWLGFLIIATAFFLYFNFTPTQEFKDQIAQQNAVMETEAAKAPFKTIAWYKAKDAKGKLKAADGGVGKFIKHWTASPGSWSSNPVEAFILSKERADAKNEAAKPKYEEAKAKTESAFALAQAAETAAAAASFQNVDLNDDAKAKIEAWHALKKKESDVKKKVSNKPYNRIPTLVGLCVALALFFSIGMKFMGKEPLGFMQGFVVVFGVATLAYMMGGQAVAKQYGVGAEAWGVIIGMLIANTVGTPNFVKKACEVEYFIKTGLVLLGAEVLFNKIVAIGIPGIFVAWVVTPIVLICTFIFGQRVLKMPSKTLNIVISADMSVCGTSAAIATAAACRAKKEELTLSIGLSLVFTAIMMIAMPAFIKAVGIPEVLGGAWMGGTIDATGAVAAAGAFLGEKALYVAATIKMIQNVLIGVTAFGVAVYWCTKVECEAGKSVGWMEIWHRFPKFVLGFLSASILFSMIDGSLGGDMGYTMIDNGVVRGFTREFREWFFALSFAAIGLATNFRELAHYFKGGKPLVLYVCGQSFNLALTLGMAYIMFYLVFPEITAQI; encoded by the coding sequence ATGTCTCAGGATTCAAATGTAGTTGTCGACAAGGGCAAATCTTCCTTTTCGGACCTCTGGACCAAGGAAGACTACTGGGCCATATGGCTCGGATTTTTAATTATTGCTACCGCTTTCTTCCTCTATTTCAATTTTACCCCCACTCAGGAATTCAAGGACCAGATAGCCCAGCAGAATGCCGTAATGGAAACGGAAGCTGCCAAGGCACCTTTCAAGACCATTGCCTGGTACAAAGCAAAGGACGCCAAGGGCAAGCTCAAGGCTGCCGACGGCGGCGTGGGCAAGTTCATCAAGCACTGGACCGCAAGTCCTGGTTCCTGGAGTTCCAATCCTGTTGAAGCCTTCATCCTTTCCAAGGAACGGGCAGACGCAAAGAACGAAGCAGCAAAGCCCAAGTATGAAGAAGCCAAGGCCAAGACCGAAAGCGCGTTCGCTCTTGCCCAGGCTGCCGAAACTGCCGCTGCCGCCGCCTCTTTCCAGAACGTTGACCTGAATGACGATGCCAAGGCCAAGATCGAGGCATGGCACGCACTCAAGAAGAAAGAGAGCGACGTCAAGAAGAAGGTATCCAACAAGCCTTACAACCGTATTCCCACCCTTGTGGGGCTCTGCGTTGCTCTGGCCCTGTTCTTCAGCATCGGCATGAAGTTCATGGGCAAGGAGCCCTTAGGCTTCATGCAGGGCTTCGTGGTTGTCTTCGGCGTTGCCACCCTCGCCTACATGATGGGCGGGCAGGCCGTAGCCAAGCAGTATGGTGTGGGTGCGGAAGCATGGGGTGTCATTATCGGCATGCTCATCGCCAACACGGTCGGCACCCCCAACTTTGTGAAGAAAGCCTGCGAAGTTGAATACTTCATCAAAACCGGTCTTGTTCTGTTGGGCGCTGAAGTGCTCTTCAACAAGATCGTGGCCATCGGCATTCCCGGTATCTTCGTAGCATGGGTGGTTACCCCCATCGTGCTCATCTGCACATTCATCTTCGGTCAGAGAGTACTGAAGATGCCTTCCAAGACCCTGAACATCGTTATCTCCGCGGACATGTCCGTGTGCGGTACCTCCGCAGCCATCGCCACCGCAGCAGCCTGCCGCGCCAAGAAGGAAGAGCTGACCCTGTCCATCGGTCTGTCGCTGGTGTTCACCGCCATCATGATGATAGCAATGCCCGCCTTCATCAAGGCCGTGGGCATTCCGGAAGTTCTCGGCGGTGCATGGATGGGCGGTACCATTGACGCCACCGGCGCAGTTGCAGCCGCAGGTGCCTTCCTCGGTGAAAAGGCCCTGTACGTTGCCGCCACCATCAAGATGATCCAGAACGTGCTCATCGGTGTTACCGCATTCGGCGTTGCCGTATACTGGTGCACCAAGGTTGAGTGCGAAGCGGGCAAGAGCGTTGGCTGGATGGAAATCTGGCACCGCTTCCCCAAGTTCGTGCTCGGCTTCCTTTCCGCATCCATCCTGTTCTCGATGATTGACGGCAGCCTCGGCGGCGACATGGGGTACACCATGATCGACAACGGCGTTGTACGCGGCTTTACCCGCGAGTTCCGTGAGTGGTTCTTCGCGCTTTCGTTTGCGGCCATCGGTCTTGCGACCAACTTCCGCGAACTGGCCCACTACTTCAAGGGCGGCAAGCCGCTGGTACTGTATGTGTGCGGTCAGTCCTTCAACCTCGCACTCACGCTGGGTATGGCATACATCATGTTCTACCTCGTGTTCCCCGAAATCACTGCACAGATCTAA
- the trmFO gene encoding methylenetetrahydrofolate--tRNA-(uracil(54)-C(5))-methyltransferase (FADH(2)-oxidizing) TrmFO → MSETSLSISRVAIVGGGLAGCECARKLSQAGITVTLFEMKPERYSPAHQLEGLAELVCSNSLRSDQLESGVGLLKQEMRELGSLVMEAAEATRVPAGKALAVDREKFSAYVTNVIENDANITLVRKEIASLDAPELAGFDAVVIAAGPLASESLGASIAEAVGSTHLYFYDAIAPIISADSIDMTKAFWGSRYLPDDKDYLNCPMTRDEYFAFHAALIAGEKAPTKDFEKEIHFEGCMPIEALAERGEMTLAFGPFKPVGFTDPSTGTRPFAIVQLRTEDLNKSMFNLVGCQTKLKYGEQDRIFRMIPGLENAEFVRYGSVHRNTYVNAPRTLNHDLSLKSRPNVFLAGQITGVEGYVESAACGMWLGIILAARARGTEVETPPVETCLGGLLNHLRTEQKNFQPSNVQFGLMPELGMRAKKKDRKALYAERARGRFAEWLEAVRETL, encoded by the coding sequence GTGTCCGAAACTTCTCTTTCCATCTCAAGGGTAGCCATCGTAGGTGGTGGTCTTGCCGGTTGCGAATGCGCACGCAAACTTTCGCAGGCCGGTATAACCGTAACTCTTTTCGAAATGAAACCGGAGCGTTACTCCCCTGCTCACCAGCTGGAAGGGCTGGCCGAACTGGTCTGTTCCAACTCGCTGCGTTCCGACCAGCTTGAGTCCGGCGTGGGCCTGCTCAAGCAGGAAATGCGCGAACTCGGCAGCCTTGTCATGGAAGCAGCCGAAGCAACCCGCGTTCCCGCAGGCAAGGCACTTGCCGTGGACCGCGAGAAGTTCAGCGCCTATGTCACGAATGTCATTGAAAACGATGCCAACATCACCCTTGTGCGCAAGGAGATTGCGAGCCTTGACGCGCCGGAACTGGCCGGATTCGACGCCGTTGTCATCGCGGCCGGACCGCTTGCCAGCGAGAGCCTCGGCGCATCCATCGCCGAAGCCGTGGGCAGCACCCATCTGTATTTCTACGATGCCATTGCTCCCATCATCAGTGCCGATTCCATAGACATGACCAAGGCATTCTGGGGTTCGCGGTATCTGCCCGATGACAAGGACTACCTGAACTGCCCCATGACGCGGGACGAATATTTCGCCTTTCATGCCGCGCTGATAGCCGGTGAAAAGGCACCTACCAAGGATTTTGAAAAAGAAATCCATTTTGAAGGCTGCATGCCCATAGAAGCACTTGCAGAACGCGGCGAAATGACGCTGGCCTTCGGCCCCTTCAAGCCGGTCGGGTTCACGGACCCGAGTACCGGCACCCGCCCCTTCGCCATTGTGCAACTGCGCACCGAAGACCTGAACAAATCCATGTTCAACCTCGTGGGCTGCCAGACCAAGCTGAAATACGGCGAGCAGGACCGGATATTCCGCATGATACCCGGCCTTGAGAACGCAGAATTCGTCCGCTATGGCAGCGTGCACCGCAACACCTATGTGAACGCGCCCCGTACACTCAATCACGACCTTTCGCTCAAGTCCCGGCCGAACGTCTTTCTGGCGGGCCAGATAACCGGCGTGGAAGGCTATGTGGAATCCGCCGCCTGCGGCATGTGGCTGGGCATCATTCTCGCCGCACGGGCACGGGGAACCGAGGTGGAAACACCCCCGGTGGAAACCTGCCTCGGCGGCCTGCTCAACCACCTGCGCACGGAACAGAAGAACTTTCAGCCTTCCAACGTGCAGTTCGGCCTGATGCCGGAACTCGGCATGCGGGCAAAGAAGAAAGACAGAAAAGCCCTCTATGCAGAACGGGCCAGAGGCCGCTTCGCCGAATGGCTCGAAGCGGTCCGCGAAACGCTGTAG
- a CDS encoding substrate-binding periplasmic protein, giving the protein MQHDSDNSDNNGNNSNSNNNGNAMLKQIGSILLCACFLVYVSGIAHAESRHARGPVHAGQTHAPAASLTSYTQLPLHPPAPGTLRFATLEWPPYISSELPGLGYVADVLRETFLPAGYNVELVFLPWKRALSYTSRRDIAGYLPEYYDPAITEAQCVYSAPFPGGPLAFMHRTADPVVFSSVENLRPYRTGVVAGYINFKEFDNAHYLQKDLSPDDLTNLRKLLLNRVDIIIGDPLTVMYLYRTHISDKGSELGIQQPYIENKTLHVCFNKAYSQFETVLPLFNSRLKELERSGRLEELHAKLIRTYLPQAEGTGADESGGITGSTKRDTPTQ; this is encoded by the coding sequence ATGCAGCACGACAGCGATAACAGCGACAACAACGGCAACAACAGCAACAGCAACAACAACGGCAATGCCATGCTGAAACAGATCGGATCAATCCTGCTCTGCGCCTGCTTTCTGGTATATGTCAGCGGCATTGCCCATGCGGAATCCCGCCACGCCAGGGGACCCGTGCATGCCGGACAGACACACGCCCCCGCCGCATCCCTCACTAGCTACACTCAGCTGCCTTTGCATCCGCCCGCACCCGGAACCTTGCGCTTCGCCACTCTTGAATGGCCGCCGTACATTTCCTCAGAACTGCCCGGTCTGGGATATGTTGCCGACGTCCTGCGTGAAACGTTCCTGCCCGCCGGCTACAACGTTGAACTTGTCTTCCTGCCGTGGAAGCGGGCGTTGAGCTATACATCCCGCAGGGATATCGCAGGCTACCTTCCCGAATACTATGACCCGGCCATAACTGAAGCACAGTGCGTCTATTCGGCCCCCTTTCCCGGCGGCCCGCTCGCCTTCATGCACCGCACCGCAGACCCTGTCGTCTTTTCCTCTGTCGAAAACCTCAGGCCGTATCGCACCGGAGTTGTGGCGGGCTACATCAATTTCAAGGAATTCGACAACGCACACTATCTGCAGAAAGACCTTTCTCCCGACGACCTCACCAACCTCAGAAAACTGCTCCTGAACAGGGTGGATATCATCATCGGCGATCCGCTCACCGTTATGTACCTTTACCGTACCCATATATCGGACAAGGGGTCCGAACTCGGCATCCAGCAGCCGTACATCGAAAACAAGACGCTCCATGTCTGCTTCAATAAGGCATACAGCCAATTCGAGACCGTTCTTCCCCTGTTCAACAGCAGGCTGAAAGAACTTGAACGCTCCGGCAGGCTTGAAGAACTGCACGCCAAACTCATAAGAACCTATCTGCCCCAGGCAGAAGGCACCGGAGCAGACGAGTCAGGCGGGATAACGGGCAGCACAAAGCGCGACACCCCCACCCAATAG